aaaaaatatattaaaattggcagttcgtttagtgcgacgtccggttagtacgacgtaatatcagcggtcccttgggcgtcgttataaccggactctactgtagttataaattataaaaaatgatgtagaagatcagtttcaggaaatgttgtagattgtttaagtatcaaaataacgttgaaattaagtcgattttcacgaaaaatgttcacttgttttgaagtaatttctggtgaaaattgatttcgtctaactttcatttactcttgttcaatatcatataacaaatatgtagtttatgcaagttggagtacaagatatgtgtaatacaaaattaccatttttatcagtccaaactttacgaaatttacaaataagatcgactaaatcagtgctttacgcgcgtttacataaacgtccatcagaaaaaaaaacattactaatttagtgagtcagtttaaaaaaaaaatatttgtacaaatgcaagataagaagacgtactaatagataccagtacttgttatttctattacgtaacaaaaggtgcacaatttcatcgactaaatctatcaattttacatttttgcgactaaaatcgataccggcctcttaatgaAAATTGCATGAAAGTTCTTGAACCGTATAAATGGAGCTTAACGGATTTATACTTGTACACATTCCCATTTTAGGTTATGATAAGTATTTTagtaacatttattttttattattggtAAAATTGGACGTTTTCACATTCACAGTGGGCAGCTACTTATAAATACATCATCGTTCATACATTTTTGTTCATTCTTCCTCCCCGGCCCGGATGTGAGTAACGCTCGAcaaatgatgattttaatttcaatttggAAATAATTACGACCCTGATAGGCAATTACATTGACAATTAAATCGAATTTAATGGGATTTCGCGGTCGGTTGCTAGTTACTACAGTTTGTCGGTTTTCGTCGGCGCGTGTGGGTATGTACATTTTGGAAGTACTATTTATTTTCAGCGGAGGTTTTAAATAAACCGGAACGTGGTTGCGGTTTAAAAGCACAGAGTTATATATTTCATACAAACATCGACCACATGAAACATGAAATATTACGTCCGTCCGTAAGAATATTTAGGCGAGCTTGGCCTAAATTCAAGTAAGTGCAATGTTAACAGAAAATGTCTACTTTATTTCGTGAAAACTACATAAAGTTCAGTATTCTGATGatactataattattaaacGTAGGCATTCCTTCGTGTACATTAAGATAACCATTTCTGATTTATTTTAACCGCGATTTATAActtaatagcgacccgccccgcggcttcgcacgggttaacaaattatacataaacctgcctcttgaatcactttatttattaaaagaaaccgcatcaaaattcgttgcttaattttaaagatctaatcatacatagggacagacagcgggaaacgactttgttttatactatgtaggtacctagtgatttacaaaatatgaagagaattcaaaataaattttgtttcAAACTCAATTGCTCTTgttgtatttattttctttttgtcTTCTACATGCCGTAAAATTTGCCTACTTTGCTCAAAATTCAAAACTTACTTTATatattaaactagcgacccgccccggcttcgcacgggttaacaaattatacataaaccttcctcttgaatcattctatctattaaaaaaactgcatcaaaatccgttgcgtagttttaaagatctaagcatacagacagacagacagacagggaagcgactttgttttatactatgtagtgatagtgattacTTTATTGTGGTAGGTATGTTTGATAAAATGTGGCTATCAAAAGTAGACCGCCACTACTTTTATATAGGTATCTACATATCTAAAGTTAAGTAAAGTAAGTTGTGgttttgttataatatttaatttcattattataaaaactatCAGAGCACATATCCAGTGAGGAGTAAAGAAGGCAAATTTTACAGTAACTCGTTAAAATACAAAACTTAATTCTATTTCCCAGAATGAAAAGCTGTACAGCAGTAGTACTTAAACAAGCGCAGCTAATTATTAAACAGCCCTGTGCGGTTACTGAGCGCCTCTTTCATTCGTAATGCAGTGAAAAGGAACGAGTGTGCTCAGCGGGAATTATAACGGAATTTTCTAAATGTGTGCATTCTTGTACATTTagatgtaaaataattataacctttgttaaatatacagtacctatattatgtatCTGATCCTGAAGCAAAGCTTTATTGTGGCTGACGCCTACATAGAGCttcaatcgaatttaaactgttgtgagacatactaatattgaataattttacggtttagactcacttgttttaagtcactcgcgcgacatgttagtgcttgagaaaggagacctaggctctccaaaacgtgtcgcgcgagtgacttaaaacaagtgagtctaaaccgtaaaattatttaatacatAGAGCTTAGTGAAAATAATGCAGGTccttataaaaaccggccaagtgcgagtcggactcgcgttccaagggttccgtaaattaagtccgactcacgcttgactgcacatttataataggttttcctgtcatctgtaggtaaagaactactttgtgtatttttttcaaaattgtataggtacccagtagtttcgaagataaggggtcggacagacagacacgcacgagtgatcctataagggttccgtttttttccttctcaggtacggaaccctaaaaatgattaggtaaattgtttttcttttttggcgaCGGTTAAAGTTACTGGATTTCAATACCTAAATCAGGTACCGTTATCATAACTGTGATAAATTCTTTGCCTTACGTTTGGTACTTAGCATACCGTATAACAAAAGCTGCTTCTTTGATCCACCTTGGCATGATGATATCACAaacgtttaaaaatattttgaaagaaTTTTAATATAGGTTCCTGCTTTAACTAATTACAAAAACATTCAAAATCTAACAGTTTACTGAAATTAAACCACAACCGTTTATCTATATTTGCAGCCTAAATATCAAAGCTTAAATTCCGATACCAATTCAACATTGAAATCCGCATGGATTTTTTACATTTCGTTCTAAATCTGCAACTGTTTGCCGTGGAGCGGGTAAATACCCCTGGGATCACGCGTGCACGCCGGGTGCGTTTGACCCCGTTGCGATTGGTCAATATAAATATTGTAGCTACGGCAAACATGAAACAAGTGAAAATCTACTTTTTTAGGGCTTCGTATTAccctaagggtaaaaacgggaccctattactaagactcctctgtccgtctgtctgtccgtctgtctgtccgtctgtctgtccgtctgtccgtctgtctgcccgtctgtctgtctgtcaccagtgggcgcagcatggttccatttttaacGCCTGTCACtttgcccgtcactttcgcacttacttgttagaacgtgacaggcatggtgacaagcgataaaaatgcgaccgtgctaccgtcacatactgtatctcatgaaccgtgatagctagatagttgaaattttcacaaatgatgtacgaGTATTTCTGTTGCAGCtataatactaaaaacagaataaaataaatatttaagtggggctcccgtacaacaaacgtgattttttgccgttttttgcgcacttggccggtttattctTTATTAAAAGAATACGTACTTACAAGACTAACTTGCTACGTTTAGGAACATCGTTCCTATGAAATTTCATTGTCGAAAAAAtggtaaaataatgaaatttaatcACGTTAGACCTGTTATATACATTAATGAATTAAGAGTTTAAGTGTTACATTGTATAGGTAGTGATAACCTTtgtcaaataatatttatacactGATAAACAACTTTGTAACAATTTGCACGCTacttttatcaattttgttgctgatttattaagtacctaaacatatCGAGGGGCCTTTTAGTTTTTAGGTATATAAACTACttaaaacacaataaaactGGTAAACTTTAACTTCTCTACTAATTTAtgtagcgcgacttcaagtcgAGTCGCATGCAAGAACGCGAGTCATGCTAGAGCGTCATTACTCATACATAAGTGTCCAAGAACATTGTATTTGTTGGTGCAATAACtgatagttattataaatacgacCTCTGCGCGTTCGCTTCAGTTATTTTTTGTCAAGTTTGGCAGTGGTTGTGACAACTGCattgattattattatctttattgaCAATTTATCTTATCAGAATACAAATACCACCTAATGTGAAGAATATAGTTAATGTATTATAGTTGCATTTAAAATAGCGAATGAACTTGACAGTTGTACtttgaaaaataataagaaaGTGTTTATTAAACCCTTGGCTACCGCGCGGCACATTACATAGACGACCGAATCGACCGATTTTAGTATGCAAGATTACGTCTCAGCATAATAGGTAagcgtttaatttttttattgtatttatatattagctTTCTCCAGCGACTTTGCGCGGACAggcgtttattatttatttaagaaactGACTAATATTTTGTAACAGTTAGGAAAAACCCATTTATTTATGCCAATAAAAAACACAATCACTGATTGGCTTCCAAAGGGAGATTTCAACAATAGATTTTCATcgaaacataattataatgaaaTAGGTTGGTAATTGATTCTAGCAGCAATATACTTCGGGCAGAATTTCATTCAAACTTCTAAATTGATTAAAAATAATCGAATAATCAACGAAAACTTGTTAACAAATTTAGAGTTCAAAGccggtagttttttttttgaaattatttaactTACAATTAGTAAATAATCTGTATCATGCACCATATAGTTTAAAAGAAACTTGTAAGTACGTCAGTTTTAACCTTAACCGCTGAACTATTTTGTTACGATTTTCCAGCAGGATGTTATTAACACTACTAGCCGCTGTGTTTGCCAGTGTGCTGGCCATATTGTACATTCAGCACCGCAAGAATAGCCGCTTCTGGGCTGAACGGGGCGTGCCGCACTCCCCCCCACACCCATTGCTGGGTAATTTCGACTGTTTCTTCAAACAGAATGTGGTGGGTACAAAAATTACACAATTATACCATTTAGAGATTATAACAAAGTATACAAAAGACGGCTCGTGGTGCAAGAGGCTGGTAGTGTGGAGATCTTGGGGAGAATCAAATACAAAGCACAAAACAGAACAGAATGGCAAAAATTAAGGAGGCCTACATCTGAAGGATTGAAATGGGcttaaaagaagaagaagataccAAAGAAACCTGCTTCAGGCTGAGAGCTTTCCAGCTGCGGATACGCTATTCTTTGCAAACCCAAGATCCATCCATCAAGAAGAGCCTGCGATCTCACTGTTATGTGCAATTCAGCTTGGTCGTTAACAGCTCAGGACTTCTAGTTGAAGGATGATGCAATTTGGTAGTTCCAGGGGATTCTACCGAATCCTTACACCAGAACAGTCTGGTAACGTTGCAAAAACTGGTCTGGGTATTCCTCAatcctttaataaaataaacgaatcagTGAAAATTATGtgagtaccatcgcccacactgttaactgtctagctgtaaaccttattacaaaaggcataaggttcaccgatggacagttaagagtgttgctgtttgtacacgGTATTTGACCCAAATACAGAAGAATCTTTTTGGTCAATCTTGGCTGTTGAACTTTCTATCGGCATGAAGAAACTATTTCAAAATTTCACACATCAGTACATGACATGGTGATATGTTCGTAAACTCTGGTGCTTAGAAATATACATAACGCATGATTTTTTTCAGGGTATATGGATGCGTGATCTACACGCAAAGTTCCAAGCCCCGTTGACTGGTATCTGGGTATTCCGGCAGCCTGTCCTGGTGGTAGCGGATCCTGAGGTTACGAAGCGTATCCTGCTGTCTGACAGCGACCTTTTCCGGAACAGATATTTGGCGTCCGGAAAGTCGGATCCCGTTGGGGGGCTTAACATATTCACCATTAAAGTGAGTATGGTTGAATTTCGCAATAAGATCgtcaatttttttctttttttttatattgcctGTTTTACACGAAACAGGCAATAAAGGCCTTTGCCCAGTAAAGGGACACCCCTctactgggcaaaggcctcacCTTTCTTCCGCCACTCATTACGGTTTGTTGCATGTTCCCACCAGTCGCTACAAAAAGCGTCAAGGTCATCCCGCCATCTCTTTTTTGGTCTGCCCGGCTAATCTGCGGTGTCCATCCATTCGGTAGCCAACTTGGTCCACCGATCCAGGTGCATACGGTAGACGTGTCCCGCCCAATCTCTCTTAAGCTTAGCGGCCTTATCACCCACATCTACTATACCATTTCTGGAGCGCAAGTTCGCAGTTCCTAACCcgaatgtataaaaaaatatcctgATTTCTGAATACACTTGACGATCTTTTTATGAATTTGTgctatttttttactaaaaataacaaatcatttccaattaaacataaatataatatctTAACTAATTTAGGTATAGGATTCCAGCATCATGCAATACATTTTTATCAAGGCCTTTATTTCAGGATCCAGCATGGAGTAACATTAGGCGGCGTATAACATACATATTCACAGCAGCAAAGCTAAGGGCCATGCATGGACTGCTGTCATCTAAATCAAAGGCAACCATCAACCGAATACGGCAAGATAAGGCGAACAACAAGACCACAGAGATTAGGGCAAGTTCACCTTGGgatatttaaaacatttaaaactcgGCCTTGGCTGATAAAATAATCTAAGAAAATAATAAGTATACAAGGTTCGCGTTTTAAACACATCGAATTTATgacgaatttattttgttacctttatTTCTGACGTTTCAACACTGGTGTATAATGATGGTGTATAACCTTTTGCTTGGatagcataaataaataaagttaacaaaataaaacgcaACAAACCCGATAAAATTTTCAAATTACTTAATATCTACGTTTCATGACGTTGGCCTGcgtgtaaataaaatactttgcAAATCGTCAAACACAGCGTTGAACATTATTTCTGTGACACTTATTCTGTCACTGGCTATGTGATTGTGACTGTTATCTTCCTCTTCTAATTTCCTCATGTCTAAGGGTCGTTAACACCCCATTCCTTTATTTATCAAGGTTCAAACAAGTTGCAGGCAAGTCATGCAGGATGATCCAATGCTGTACGTTATCACAAATTATTTTAGGCTCTGTCGCTGTCTACTAGTACTTATATACAGCCGACTTCAGATATCACTTCAATCATTAAGCCTATACATGTCCCACTCatgcacaggcctcctctcatgcgcgagagggcttgggctatagttcCAACGCTCCAGATATCACTTATGTAACATATTTAGCCACTTTGTCTATCACCAACtgttggcgactggctggcgTGCGATCTCCTTTATACCTTTAAAACTATATACTTTTCTACACTAGTTTGAATTCTGTTCTTTCCATGTTCTTTGCCTGTCATCGCCTTACTTTTAATACATCTTGTGttgtgttttaaataaattaattataatatctacGTGTGTGCATCATCTCATCATACAGTCCACCGCGTTAGCTATCACCAACTATTCCATACTGGTTGCATATTGTCATAAATTATCTATCCCCTTCCAGAATCTTTTCGCTGACTACACCACCGACATCATTGGAACATCCCTCTTCGGCATGCAGAACGACGCCGTCGGCACCGGTGACAGTGCCCTTCGTGCTGTTACGCGGGAGTTCATGAGGTTCGACTGGTTTCGCGGGCTGTCTATTTACAGCATATTCTTCTGGCCTGCTCTTGTGGATATTTTCAGGTAACTCCTGCTTAATTAGTGTACGTTAGTTACCAACAAGTTAATTGTTATCAATCCAGATTCGTCTTTTGATTAAATAAATGTGATTAACACGAAACTTTGAATAGGAAATAGCTAATCCTGGAAAATGGCTGAAAAGTTCGGAGGGAATTTTGTCCACAGAGAGTAACTAGTCATAAAAAAGTATATTGTTCCTCCCGCAAACCATATAGAAATGCTTGTAACCGGATTGATTAGATGTTTTTGGACAAAATTGTGggcagtttgtttacttttcatTACGTATTTtagctatgtatttatttttattacattgtaTCACCACTGCATGGCAGTCCCATGACGTCAGACcctttgttatttttttcaattagcTCTATTTTTCAGGTTCTCGTTTTTCCCAAAAAAAAGTGTGGATTTCTTTAGAAAGACTGTGAATACGATAATTGAACACAGAACAACCAACAACCTTGAAAACAATGATCTTCTTGACACTTTGGTTAAGATGAAGGAAGAAAAACTAGACGATGGGCAAGGTAAAACTTTAGGCTTTAGTAAAGTTAACTGTTAGTGGTAACTGTAAGGTAACGGTAGatgtaacaaattaaatttaattaaatctaaTTTGGTGcggctataaaataaatattataggacattcttacacagattgactaagtcccacagtaagctcaagaaggcttgtgttgtgggcactcagacaacgacatatattatatacaaatacataaatacatagaaaacacccaagactcaggaacaaatatctgtgctcatcacacaaataaatgcccttaccgggatttgaacccaggaccgcggcttcacaggcaggccagaccagtcgtcaaaaagAAGCTCAAATTTCTTATTGGctataagtataaatataaattatatttacaactTCTGATACCTTTAATCGCCGGGAAGAATGTATTTCATTAAACTGAATAAGTACAAGAACTTGTAGAAAACTGCCAATGAGTGCCCACAGGCAAAAATTAAGAACATTATGACGGTTAcagtgaaaaaaataataatattcggCGCACACTAcaagtttgtagcttttggCGTCGACACACCAGGCCCGTGGGGTAGGGGGGTACGGGGGCTCCACAAGGCGCTCAGCAAACGCCTAAGGGAGGCTtaagtacggttaccatcagtttgtcactgacataaacgccgtcgataacgtaatttactttctatacatctcgctcgcactcgcatattcgtgcaaacgggatgtatagaaagtaaattacgttctcgacggcgtttatgtcagtgacataCTGATGGTATCCGTACAGGTGACCCTCGCGCAGGCAGTTTTCTCGCTcaaagattggccatagcaatccagaTTGATAG
The window above is part of the Cydia amplana chromosome 18, ilCydAmpl1.1, whole genome shotgun sequence genome. Proteins encoded here:
- the LOC134656632 gene encoding cytochrome P450 6k1-like, with the protein product MLLTLLAAVFASVLAILYIQHRKNSRFWAERGVPHSPPHPLLGNFDCFFKQNVGIWMRDLHAKFQAPLTGIWVFRQPVLVVADPEVTKRILLSDSDLFRNRYLASGKSDPVGGLNIFTIKDPAWSNIRRRITYIFTAAKLRAMHGLLSSKSKATINRIRQDKANNKTTEIRNLFADYTTDIIGTSLFGMQNDAVGTGDSALRAVTREFMRFDWFRGLSIYSIFFWPALVDIFRFSFFPKKSVDFFRKTVNTIIEHRTTNNLENNDLLDTLVKMKEEKLDDGQEFSDDLLAAQATIMLQAGFDTGAVALTFMVNELAHNSKIQEKLYEELSEAKKNKDGADLNFSDLDKLVYLNCVIKESLRRYPPMGWLDRVCSIDYKIDDTLTLPANTPVYINAIGMHHDAKFFPEPYKFDPNRFLSENEQNFVPFSYLPFGDGPRMCIGKRFAQMSMRYVLSELVLNMEFRPLPCSTEPSKLNFETKAPFLMPEHPIKLDFIPRN